The sequence AGCCCACACCACAGCCCAAGTGGCCGATCAAGCCGCAGAAATGGCTCCAGCGCTCGGTCTTCAACATAGGTTCCAGGCTGGGTTCAGCGCAAAGGCGGCCCAGTGCATCCCGCAAGCGCTCTGACTCCAAACCGGCAACGAGCTCCAGTGCTGCCATTAGCGGCTGTGGCGTGTGCCAGGAAATCTCAGGCCGCTGAAACGCCGTTTTGGCAGCTGCTTGAGTCATGGGATGAGCAAGCCAGGGCTTATCCAGCAAGCAGCACACTGCGCAGGGCCGTTGAGCTCGTGGATGAGACCAGAGGCAAGCCGATCAAGCCTTCGGCAACGAGGCATAGAGCGCCTTGAAATGCGCCTGCTGCTTCTTGTGGCTGACGATCGGTGCGGGGTAGCCGCGGCGCTCCATCGGGGCGATCTCACCGCTGAGCAGGTCCTTGGTGTTGACGTGCTTCAACTCCGGTAGCCAGCTGCGGATGTAGTCGCCGTCTGGGTCGAACTTGCTGGCCTGCGTCGCCGGGTTAAAGATCCGCAGGGGCTTGGGATCCATCCCGCTGCTGGCGCTCCATTGCCAGCCACCGTTATTGGCAGCCAGATCGCCATCAACCAGGCGGGCCATGAAAGCGGTCTCGCCCAGGCGCCAATCGCAGATGAGGTCCTTCACCAAATAGGAGGCCACGATCATCCGGCAGCGGTTGTGCATCCAGCCGCTCTCGTTGAGCTGTCGCATCGCCGCATCGATGATCGGCATGCCCGTCAGCCCATCGCACCAGGCCTGATAGCGATCAGGGTCGTTCTCCCAGGGGAAGAGCTTCCACTGGGGCCGGTAAGGACCATCGGCGAGCTCCGGGAAATGGAAGAGCGCCTGTTGGTAAAACTCGCGCCACGCCAACTCCTGCTCCCAAACCTGAATCGACTCGCGCTGCTCATCGCTGCGGGCCAAGGCCTTGGCTTGCTGCGCCGCATCCCAGGCCTGACGAGGACTGAGGGTCCCGAACTTCAACGCTGCCGAGAGGCCCGAAGTCCCCGCCTCTCCAGGCATGTTCCGGCCGGGCTCGTAATACAAGAGAGGGCCGCCATCACAGAAGGCCTGGAGTTGCTGCGCTGCCGCGGTCTCACCCGGGCGACAGGGGCAGAGATCCTTTCCAGCAAAGGTTTTGCCAAAGGTCTCCAGGGACGGCAGCTCCCGGAGCAATGGCAGTCGCTCTGGCAGCTCGACCCCATGGGCCAGAAGTCCCTGGGGAGCAGGCCGCAGCGCCAGTTCTCCTGCCGCAGCCCTGCGCTCAACCTGGCCAAACCAGTTGCGTTTGAACGGTCCGTACACCCTGTACGGATCTCCGGCGCCAGTCTTCAGGGCCTCTGGGGCGACCAAGAGCTGATCCCAGTCCACAAGGACCTTTTGCCCCTGGGCCTGCAGCGCCGCGGCCACTCGCCGATCGCGTTCACGCCCGTAGGGCTCCACATCACGGTTCCAGGCGACGACGCCTGCACCGATCGCCTCGGCCAACTGCGGCAAGACCTCCGCGGGATCGCCTTGGAGCAGTAGCAACTCACTGCCGGCCTGGCGCCAATTGGCCTGGAGCTCCTTCAGGCTCTCGAGTAGAAACCAGACCCGCGCCGGGGCCATATCAGCCGCCGACAGGATCGCCGGATCCAGCACAAACACGCCGGTGACCGCAGGGGTAGCTGCCGCCGCTGCCGCCAAGCCGAGGTTGTCGGCCAGACGCAGATCACGGCGATGCCAAAACAGCCAACGCTCAGGTGCCATCAGATCCCCAGCACCTGCTTGGCGCGGAACCAGGCGGTCACGCTTTTTCCATCGAGGTACTCGTCGCCGCTAGCGATCAGCTGATCAAGTTCAGCCGGCGTCATCAGCACCACCTCCAGATCCTCATCGTCATCCCCTGGAGGCCGCTCGCTCAGTTCCGTGAGATCGCGGGCCAAGAACAGGTGGATCACCTCATCGGAGTAGCCCGGACAAGGCAAGAGTGCCCCCAGTGCATCCCATTGGGTCGCGGAGTAACCGGCTTCCTCTTGCAGCTCCCGCTGCATCGTGCTGAGCGGGGTCTCACCAGGATCCAAGGTGCCGGCCGGGAACTCCAGCAACCGGGTCGCCACCGCAAAGCGGTACTGGCGCAGAACCACAACGCGACCATCGGCAAGCACCGGTACCGCCAGGGATGCACCCGGGTGCTTCACCATCCCGAAGGTTCCCTCGACACCCATCGGGAGCTGCATCCGATTGACCTCAAAGCGCAGCTTGCGTACATCGAGACTGGCGGTGGTCTCGAGCTGGCGCGCAGGCTCTGGAGCGGGCAGTGGCGCCATGGGGAACTAGAGGCTGGTCATGAAACTAGCCTCAGAAGAACCGAGCTTGCAGAAGACCCTTGGTCAGAGAGAACGATTCATGCCAATCCAGAGCTTTGGGTGAACTGAGAAAAAGGCGCGCTTTTTTCTTGCTTGACGAAATTGGCTGGAATCCACTCAAAACAGCCTCATTCGCAACTGGTCTTTCGAGATATATCTTTCAATTCATCCGCTTCAGAGTCAGAAGCAAGAAAGCAAACATTGATCAAGACCTGAAGATCTCACCAATTCTGTCTGATTATGCGAAAGAAGCAGGAGACTCCAGATCTCTATACTTCCTTCAAGACCTTTCGTGCAGTCAATATGTTCTTAGCAAGGCGCCCAATCGCCATATCGACATCGGCTCAAGACTGGATGGCTTTGTAGCTCAGATCTGCGCATCTAGACCCATCGAAGTCATGGATATCCGACCCACCGAAACACAGATCAAAAACATTTATTTCACCCAAGCAGACATTTGCAAGCTCAAGCCTGAGCTTGCAGAGAGCTACGACCTAGTGACAAGCCTGCATGCGCTAGAACATATTGGGCTTGGTCGATACGGTGACCCAATCGATCCCAATGGGTTTACAAAGGGGCTCGAGAACTGCAGGCGATTGGCAAGAAGTCAGGGGGAAGTCCTCATATCACTGCCAATCGCAAGCACCCCGAAAGACACAACAGAGTTCAACGCACAAAGAATCTTTAGCTCGAAGACAATCCTTGAAACACTTGCGCACTCATTCGCCAATGACGATCTCAGGTGGTGGTGCGCATGTGACTCATCGAGGCGACCGATTAGCGGATCAAGCGCTGAGCTTCTTCGATCAACACTCAACGACTTCAGGGGAGTTGGCTTTCTTGCTACCAGCTGGAAAAAGAAGTGAAAACAGAACTAAGCATCATTATCGTCGTCAAAAACTCCAAAGACGATCTTAGGAAAACACTTCACTCCATCCGAGCGAACAACACAGAGCTCCTCAGAGCAAGCGCCGAAATTGTCATCATCGATGGCCTTTCTAGCGATGGCTCATGGGAACTTTCCACAAGAGCAGAGCAGATCACAGGGGTCAGAACGCAGTGCTACCAACAGCCACCGCAGGGCATTTACCCCGCGATGAACCTTGGCCAATACAAAAGCAGTGGCAACTGGCTGATTTATATCAACGCTGGAGACATCTTTCATGACTGCACCAATCTAAGCAATATCCTTCAACAATCAAGGAGTAGCGCAATTCAGTTCAAAAGCGCCATCAAGAGACCAAGCAGCAGGCATGCTTACACAAAAAGCAAGCAGTGGGACAGGTGCCATCAAGCACTGGTCTACAGAAAAGGTAATCACGAGATACTAGGAAGATACAATGAATCACTGAAGATTTGTTCAGACTCCCTCTTCATAAAGAATCTGGAAGAATCACGTATCGAATACGCAGATCAGATCCTTTCCATCACACAAGTCAGTCCCAACAACGCCTCAAGAAACCCAAGGCTGGTCAGGGAAGATCTTGAGTCTCTTGCTCGATTTAAAATTGATCACCAGCCCTGGAGAAAACCTCGACTCACCCTTACGGTTCTCCGCATCGAGGCCGCACTCGGCAGCAGCACGAGCGTGTGGGCGCTTTGCCATATAGGGCGCCTATTTTCTAAATACCAAAAAATAGATGTGAGCGATTAACAGCCTGATCGATGAGGAAATTGGATCTATTAATACAAGGCGGCCTTGGGAACCAGCTACTGCAGTGGGTCCTTGCGAGCACCCTGGCCGCAGGAAAACAACGCGAGGTGCGGATCGACACGACCCTGATGCGCTCCTGGAGCCGGTCCAAGCGTGGGCTGAGTCAACGGGAGATCAGTCCGCTACTCGATCCCGCCGACAAGATCTGGCACCACTGGCTCCTTGCAAGGGCCCGTCGGCGCCTGCGCCCCCTGGATCGGTCGACGCTGACGGACGTACAACTGCTCGCCATCGCAAGCAGCGAAGAACTTTTGGCGCTGACCCCGGATCGACTGATCACCCACGGGACAACGCCACTGCTCTTTGAAGCGCCGTTCAAAGAGCAGTGGCTAGACGTCCACCGGCGTCTGCCTCGGGTCCGAGCACAGGCAGGGCTCGGGGTGCATCTACGCCGCGGCGACTACCTCAATCCGGCGTCAGGCTTCATGGCCATACCCCTGAGCTACTACCGCCGCGCCATCCAGCGGGTCTTTGAGCAGATGCCGCAGCTGGAACGCCGGATCGTGCTGTTCAGCGATGACCCGGACTGGGGCCAAGTCCATCTGAACGATGCCAGCTGGGAGCTGGAGATCGCCAGCGGCACACCGGAAGAAGACCTGGCCGCCATGGCCACGATGCGGGCTCTGGTAATCAGCAACAGCAGTCTCTCCGCTATTGCCGCCCATCTCGGCGAGAGCTTTGGCGGACTGCAACTAGTCATCTGTCCTGATCAGTGGCTGAGCAATCCCGAGCGCAAAGCCCTGGGCGATCTGCGCAAACCCAGCTGGATCAGCCTGCCCATCCAGCCCTAGGGGCCATCAACAGCGGTTGCTGCTGCTCACCAGCCAAGACCTCCTCGAGCTGGGATTGAAAGCCTGCGTCGAGAGCCGCCAGCGGAGCCAGGACAAAAGCCCGCTCGCGCCAACGGGGATGGGGCAGTTCCAACTCAGGGCTTTCGAGCTGCAACCCGCCCCACCAGAGCAAATCCAGATCCAGCGTGCGCGGCCCCCAGCGCTCCTCTCGCACCCGACCAAATTGAAGTTCCAAGGCCTGCAGCCGGCGAAGTAACCCAAGCGCCACCGACGCGGTGGGCTCAGGTGGCTGATCCACGACCACCACCGCATTGATGTAGTCAGGCTGGTTCGGTGGGCCACCGACCGGAGCCGTGCGAAAGAGCGGTGACCAGCGCAGACGCACCTCGCCCAAACAGACCTGAATTTCGGTGCTCAAACGAGGCCGCAACGCGATCAGAGTCTCGATCGGCCCGCCCGCTGCGCTGGGCAAATTGGCACCAAGCCCAATTGCCAGGCCTTGATCAGCGAGACTGGCGCCCACGACGAAGTCCTCCGGCGTCTCCATGGTTGCAAGTGGTACTGCCGCCAGGGCCTTTCCCCTGGCCGCCATCACCGGCCACGGCACCCTGAAACTCGCTCTCTTGCTGGCCGCCGTTGATCCCGGCCTGGGCGGTGTGGTGATCGCCGGCGGACGGGGCACCGGCAAATCCGTCTTGGCCCGAGGCCTGCATGCGCTGCTGCCGCCGATCGACGTCCTTGATGTCGCGGGCTACGGCCTGAACACCGATCCCCAAGCGCCGGAGGACTGGGATACCTCAACGCGAGCGCGGCTGACGGAACGGGGAGCCGAGGCCGAGCTGCCCACCAAGGTCATTCCTGCACCGTTTGTGCAGGTCCCCCTGGGCATCACAGAAGACCGGCTGGTGGGCTCGGTCGATGTCACCGCCTCCCTCGCCAGTGGTGAAGCGGTCTTCCAGCCTGGCCTGCTGGCAGAAGCCCACCGCGGCGTGCTCTATGTCGATGAGCTGAATCTGCTGGATGACAACGTCACCAACCTGCTTCTAGCGGCCATCGGCAGCGGCGAAAACCGCGTCGAACGCGAAGGCCTGAGCCTCTCGCACCCATGCCGCTGCCTGCTGATCGCCACCTACAACCCAGAAGAAGGAGCCATCCGCGATCACCTGCTGGATCGCTTTGCTATCGCCCTCTCGGCCAACCAAGTTCTGGAGCTGGATCAACGGGTCGAGATCACCCGCAGTGCCATCGGCCACGCCGAATCCAGCGATGCCTTCCGCCAGCGCTGGCAAGAGGAAACCGACGCCCTCTCTACCCAGCTGCTACTGGCGCGCCAGTGGCTGCCGGACGTCCAGATCAGCCGTGAGCAGATCGCCTATCTGGTGAACGAGGCCCTGCGCGGCGGCGTCGAAGGCCACCGCAGCGAGCTCTACGCCGTGCGCGTCGCCCGCGCCCACGCTGCCCTCAGCGGCCGGGACCAGGTCGAAGCCGAAGACCTGCAAGTGGCCGTGCGCCTGGTGATCGCTCCGCGGGCGATGCAGCTGCCTCCACAGGATCCCGATCAGCAGATGGAGCCACCTCCTCCGCCACCGCCGCCGCAGGGCGAGGAGCCCCCGGAGAACAACGAGCAGGAGCCGGACGAACCCGAAGAGGACAACGAGAAGGAGGACGAGCAGGAGGAAGAAGACACCCCGGAAGATCAGGCGCCGCCCTCGATCCCCGAGGAGTTCATGCTCGATCCCGAGGCGATCGCGATCGATCCGGACCTGCTGCTGTTCAACGCCGGCAAGGCCAAGACCGGTAGCAGCGGCAGCCGGGCGGTGGTCTTCAGTGACTCCCGCGGCCGCTACGTCAAGCCGATGCTCCCCCGCGGACCGGTGAAGCGGATTGCTGTGGACGCCACGCTGCGTGCCGCTGCGCCCTATCAAAAAACCCGGCGTGAGCGGGAACCACACCGCAAGGTCGTTGTGGAAGACGGAGACCTGCGAGCCAAGCAACTGCAGCGCAAAGCCGGGGCCCTGGTGATCTTCCTGGTGGATGCCAGTGGATCCATGGCTCTCAACCGGATGCAAAGCGCCAAAGGTGCCGTGATTCGCCTGTTGACCGAGGCCTACGAGAACCGGGACGAAGTCGCCCTGATCCCCTTCCGCGGTGAAGCCGCAGAAGTGCTCCTACCGCCAACCCGCTCGATCACCGCCGCCCGCCGGCGCCTGGAGTCGATGCCCTGCGGCGGCGGCTCGCCCCTGGCCCATGGACTCTCCCAGGCCGCCCGCGTTGGTGCCAATGCCATGGCCACAGGAGAACTGGGCCAGGTGGTGGTTGTGGCCATCACCGACGGCCGCGGGAATGTGCCCCTGAGCCGCTCCCTGGGTCAGCCCCAGTTGGAAGGCGAAGAGCCGGTGGATCTCAAGGAAGAGGTCAAGCAGGTCGCCAGCAAGTACCGCTCCCTCGGCATCAAGCTGCTGGTGATCGACACCGAGCGCAAGTTCATCGGCAGCGGCATGGGCAAGGACCTCGCCGACTCCGCCGGCGGCAAGTACGTCCAACTGCCTAAGGCCAGTGATCAAGCGATCGCGGCGATCGCCATGGAGGCCATCAGCGGGGTCTGATCAACGGCTGGTTTCGGTCTTCTCGGGATAAACCTCGTCAAAGAAGGCCCCTAGGCCAATGGCCACGCTGCGCAGGCCATCCATGAAGCGCTTGTCGGAGGTCAGTTTCTCGATGTCACCACCCACCCGATCCAGGGTGGTGGTCAGGTCTTCCAAGTTGGCAACCGTCCCCTTGAGTTCGCTCAGGGTTTTGGGGTTATCCAGGGCGCGCACGAAGTTGAGGATGTGCGCTGTGGACGCGTTGAGGTTGTTGATCGTCGGCTTGACGTCACGAACAGTGGTCTGGAGCTCGCCGATCAATCCCTGACCGTCCTTCATGAAGGCCGTGGCTTCTTGGGCCGTGGTGTTGATGCTGCCGATCGTTGTGGAGAGCTTGGGAATCAGCTTCTCCTTCTCCGCCTGATCCAGCAGCTGCTGCAACGTCGCCGTCACCTGGCTCAAGGTCGCGGCGCTCTTGCCCTGAATGATCGAGCCATTGCAGACCGTCAGCGCACGGTTGCAGTTGATCGCTTTGGGGCCCGGGGTCCCCTTGGGCAGTGGCTTGATCGGCGCCGTCAGAGCCACAACCGCATCCCCACCAAGCAGCGAGGCCGCCTCGACCCGCGCGTCCAAGGGTTGTGGCAGCTGCAGGTTGGCTTTGTCGATATCGATCTGCACTTCCACCGCCGTGGCCGTGGGTGTCACTTCCTGTACGTGGCCCACGGATACACCGCGGTAAGTGACCGCCGAGCGCGGGGCCAAGCCAGCGGCGTCAGAAAAGTTGACCTGGAAACGCCAGGTGCGATTGCTCACCGACACCCCTTTGAGCCAAAGCCAGAACAACCCCGCCGAGCTCACTGCCGCCAGCAGCGTGAAGCCGACGATTGCTTCTTTCACACTGCGGCGCATGGGGTTTAGAGCTCCGCGGGTTGCATCGGTCCGCTGAGACTAGCCGTGCGGAACTGAAGCACATAGGGATTGGTTGTGGTCCGAAAGTCCTCCACAGTTCCTTGCCAGCGGAATAAGCCGTCGTAGAGCAAGACCACCTGATCGGCGGTGCGCTCAATCGTGCTCATCACGTGACTGACCACCACCGAACTACCACCAGCCATTTGGGTGGTTTGAACGATCAGATCTTCAATCCGGGTGCAGGCCACCGGATCCAGGCCCGCAGTGGGTTCATCGAAGAGCAGCAACGGCACCTTCCCCGCCGATTGGCTGGGGTCACTGATCACAGCGCGGGCAAAGCTGACCCGCTTCTGCATCCCGCCGCTGAGTTCTCCTGGATAGAGGTCTTCTGTCCCCGACAGGCCAACCGCTTCAAGGGCATCAGCCACCCGCGCGCGAATCTCCCGCTCGCTCAGCCGACTGAAGCGATCAAGCAAAAAGCCCACGTTCTGGCGGACGGTCAATGACGCCAGCAGGGCCGGGTTCTGGAACACCATCCGCACATCGGGCGGGTTGCGCTGATCCAGCCGCAGATAGGCCTGGGGCACGCCATGGATCTTCAGGTGGCCACTGCTGGGCAAAAGCAAGCCCGACAGGAGCCGCAGAATCGTGGACTTGCCCGCACCCGAAGGGCCCACCACCGCCAAACGCTCTCCCGCGTCCAGAGTCAAGTCGACGTCGCTCAGCACCGTGTTGCGGCCCCACCGCACGCTGACGTCGTCCATCTGGACCACTGGGGTGGTTTGCACCGGATCCTTCACGAATGGGGGCATCTTGGCGGTTTCTCCGTAACCTGGCCCCATGCCGGCTCGAGGACAGCGCAGAGGGAACCGCTCGAGACCTCGCCCGAGCTGGGTCGGCAACGGCAATCTGCGTCAGAGGGACCTGGTCAGCCGCTCCAAGCGTGCCGCCCGTTGGCTGCAGCCCGGGCTGGTGGTCAAGCGATGGATGCTGACCTCCGGCGTTGGCCTATTCCTGCTCTTCCTTGGAGCCGCCGTTTGGGCTGACCTGCAGCCGATCTACTGGCTGCTGGAGTTCATCCGCTGGTCCCTGGCCAACATCACAATGGTCCTTCCCCGGGAAATCACCGGACCACTCGTTCTTGTGGTGGGCGGTGGGCTGATCTGGCTGGGACAAAGCCGCAGCTTTGGGGCGATCCAGCAGGCGCTGGCGCCAGATCGCGACACCTTGCTGGTGGATGCCCTGGCGGCCAAGAGCCGCCTGAACCGCGGCCCCTCGATCGTGGCCATCGGCGGCGGGACCGGGCTCTCCACCTTGCTGAGCGGGCTGAAGCGATACAGCAGCAACCTCACCGCCATCGTCACGGTCGCCGATGACGGCGGCAGCTCAGGCGTGTTGCGCCGCGAGCTCGGGGTCCAGCCCCCCGGCGACATCCGCAACTGCCTGGCGGCCCTGGCCACGGAAGAACCGCTCCTGACGCGACTCTTTCAGTACCGCTTCCGCGCAGGTACCGGCCTGGAGGGCCACAGCTTCGGGAACCTTTTCCTCTCGGCCCTGACCGCGATCACCGGAAGCTTGGAGGGCGCCATCACCGCCAGCAGTCGGGTTCTGGCGGTGCAGGGCACGGTGGTCCCCGCTACCAACGCCGACGTAAAGCTCTGGGCGGAACTGGCTGATGGGTGCCGGATTGAAGGGGAATCCCAGATCGGCCATGCCACCAGCCCAATCGTTCGGGTGGGCTGCATCCCCGAGCGGCCACCTGCTCTACCGAAGGCCCTCGAAGCGATCGCGAATGCCGACCTGATCGTGCTGGGACCCGGAAGTCTCTACACCTCACTACTGCCCAATCTCTTGGTGCCCGAGCTGGTGCAGGCGATCAGTCGCAGCAAGGCTCCGCGCCTGTACATCTGCAACCTGATGACCCAACCCGGGGAAACCGACGGCCTTGATGTGGAAGGGCATCTCCGGGCGATTGAGTCGCAGCTGGCCAGCCTGGGGATCCAACAGCGACTCTTCTCGTCGGTGCTGGCCCAAGAGGATCTGGGCACATCCAGCATTGTGGAGTACTACCGCCAGCGCGGGGCGGCCCCCGTTGAATGCGACAGCCGCAAGCTGCGCAGCCAGGGCTATGACGTCACCATCGCCCCCTTGCAGGGAGCGCGGCCCACTTCAACCCTGCGCCATGACCCCCGCAGCGTCGGCCTGGCGGTGATGCGCTTCTACAAGAAGCACCGCCGGGATAAGGAGAAAACGCAAACGCCTCAGTAGGCGTCCTGCATTTCGTAGAAGTCCGGCTGGACGTAGTCCTTGCGCAAGGGGAATCCCTTCCAGTCTTCGGGCATCAACAGGCGCTTGGGTTGAGGGTGCCCCTCAAAACCAATGCCGAACATGTCGAAGGTCTCACGCTCAGGCCAGTCAGCGCCTCGATAGAGCGGGTAGAGGCTTGGGATCGTGAGATCACCATCGCGGGAGAGGAAGACCTTCAGGCGCACCTCCTCAGGCTTGACGTCTGCAGGAAGGTGCTGCGACGCGGTGGACTGATCAGCCAGGCCAGCCAACTTGACCAGGTGATAGAAGCTCACCAGCTGGCCGCCGGGGCCTTCGTCGTAGCCACCCTGCACCTGCAGGTAATCGAAACCCGAGGCCTTCAAGGCCGCAGCGATCACGGGGAGGAAGGGCGCCTCAACGCCAATCACTTCAACGCCCAAGTGATCGGGCTCAAGCAGCTGGTGGTCGAAACCCTGGCTGGTGAGCCACTGGCTGACGGGGCCAGCCTGGGGTGCGGTAACGGCAGCGGTGTCCTCAGGCATCAATCTCAGGCTTGTTCAGCGGGAATGGAGGCTTTGGCGGACGCGGCAACGGGGAGGCCAGCGGCAGCCTGAAGGGCAGCCTGCTGGGTTTCAGCGCGCAGATAGCGACCATCCACGATCGGCTCCACCTGCTTCATTTCGTGGGCAACCGTGAAATAACGGTGCGTCGGCATCAGATTGCCGCGCTCGGAGAGGGCCTCGTTGCCGACCTTCTTACGCAGCTTGACCACCGCATCGAAGATCGCCTCAGGGCGGGGCGGGCAGCCAGGCAGATAGAGGTCAACCGGGATCAGCTTGTCCACACCGCGCACCGCGGTGGTGGAGTCCGCCGAGAACATGCCGCCGGTGATCGTGCAGGCGCCCATGGCGATCACGTACTTGGGCTCGGGCATCTGCTCGTAGAGACGCACGAGGGCCGGAGCCATCTTCATGGTCACGGTGCCAGCAACGATCAACAAGTCCGCCTGGCGCGGACTGGAGCGAGGAACAAGGCCAAAGCGATCAAAATCGAAACGCGAGCCGATCAGGGCCGCGAACTCGATAAAGCAGCAGGCGGTGCCGTAGAGCAGCGGCCAGAGGCTGCTGAGGCGGGCCCAGTTGTGCAGGTCATCCAGAGTGGTCAGGATGACGTTCTCGGAGAGATCCGAGGTGACAGCCGGGGCACCGACGGGGTTGCAGCTGGATTCGCGTTGATCGCGAAGGGCGGCGACCGAAAGGGCTTCGGCCATGCCGGACGTGACAGGGGAGGGGGTCATCTCAGATCAGCTCCACTCAAGGGCGCCCTTGCGCCAGGCGTAGGCCAGGGCCACCACCAGGATGGCGATAAAGACCAGGGCTTCGATGAAGGCCAGTAGCCCCAAGCGGTGAAAGGCCACCGCCCAGGGATAGAGAAAGACGGTCTCCACGTCGAAGATCACGAAGACCAGGGCGAACATGTAGTAGCGGATGTTGAACTGAATCCAGGCACCGCCGATGGGCTCCATGCCCGACTCGTAGGTGAGATCCCGTTCTCCCACCCGTGACTTGGGGGAGACGACCTTGTTGGTGACGAGCGCCAGCACAGGCACCGCCGCTGCAATCAGCAGGAAGCCGAGGAAGGCGTCGTAACCGGAGAGAACGAACACAGGGCGAAAGCGGCCCAACCTGGGGGGCAGTCTGGCATCCACCTGTCAGGACTGGGAACGGGCTGGGAGCTCAGACAATCCTTCTCTCAGTACGGAGAGCGTCTGAGAAGAAGCAGCCTCAACCTTGAAGACGCTGCCTAGCCGGACTCGACCTTCTTAGAGTCCTCGACACAGATCCGTGGTTGCCGATGAGCGAGGACACCCTCCCGGAGGAACTCAATTCGCCAGAACCAACAGCAGAGAGCGCTGAGATCGCTGTTGAGGCCACTGACGACCCGGACACGCACCGATTCGAGTGCCGCGCCTGCGGCTTCGTCTACGACCCCGATGAGGGTGTCAAAAAGCTCGCCATCCAAGCAGGGACGCCCTTCAGCGCTCTCGACCCCAACAGCTTCCGCTGCCCGGTCTGCCGCAGCAAAACGCTCGCCTTCAAAGACATTGGGCCCCGGAACAAGCCCAGCGGCTTTGAAGAGAACCTTGGCTACGGGCTTGGCGTAAACACCCTGACGCCAGGACAGAAGAATGTCCTGATCTTTGGCGGCTTTGCTTTGGCGATCGCCTTTTTCCTCTCTCTGTATTCCCTTCGCTGAGTTCAATTGATGAAACGCCTGCTCTCGTCGTTGACCGCGCTCCTGTTGGCGATTGCGCTGACTGGCTGCGTCAGCACCTCACTGCCGACGGCGCAAGCCAGTCCGTGGGAAGCCGTCGACATCCACACCAAGTCGAACCCGCTGGACCTGGCATTCACGAACAGCCAGCACGGTTTCCTTGTCGGCAGCAACCGCTTGATCCTTGAGACCAACGACGGCGGTGCGTCCTGGACGGAAATGGCCCTGGACCTGCCTGAGGAAGAGAACTTCCGTCTGATCAGCGTCGATTTCTCAGGGGACGAAGGCTGGATCGTCGGTCAACCCGGCCTACTGCTCCACAGCGAAGACGCTGGACAGAATTGGAGCCGTTTATTCCTCGACACGAAGCTGCCGGGCGAGCCGTACATGGTCACGGCTCTCGGCAGGAACAGCGCGGAACTGGCAACCAATGTCGGTGCGGTGTATCGGA is a genomic window of Synechococcus sp. A10-1-5-1 containing:
- the nuoB gene encoding NADH-quinone oxidoreductase subunit NuoB yields the protein MAEALSVAALRDQRESSCNPVGAPAVTSDLSENVILTTLDDLHNWARLSSLWPLLYGTACCFIEFAALIGSRFDFDRFGLVPRSSPRQADLLIVAGTVTMKMAPALVRLYEQMPEPKYVIAMGACTITGGMFSADSTTAVRGVDKLIPVDLYLPGCPPRPEAIFDAVVKLRKKVGNEALSERGNLMPTHRYFTVAHEMKQVEPIVDGRYLRAETQQAALQAAAGLPVAASAKASIPAEQA
- a CDS encoding rubredoxin; this encodes MSEDTLPEELNSPEPTAESAEIAVEATDDPDTHRFECRACGFVYDPDEGVKKLAIQAGTPFSALDPNSFRCPVCRSKTLAFKDIGPRNKPSGFEENLGYGLGVNTLTPGQKNVLIFGGFALAIAFFLSLYSLR
- the yvcK gene encoding gluconeogenesis factor YvcK family protein, producing the protein MPARGQRRGNRSRPRPSWVGNGNLRQRDLVSRSKRAARWLQPGLVVKRWMLTSGVGLFLLFLGAAVWADLQPIYWLLEFIRWSLANITMVLPREITGPLVLVVGGGLIWLGQSRSFGAIQQALAPDRDTLLVDALAAKSRLNRGPSIVAIGGGTGLSTLLSGLKRYSSNLTAIVTVADDGGSSGVLRRELGVQPPGDIRNCLAALATEEPLLTRLFQYRFRAGTGLEGHSFGNLFLSALTAITGSLEGAITASSRVLAVQGTVVPATNADVKLWAELADGCRIEGESQIGHATSPIVRVGCIPERPPALPKALEAIANADLIVLGPGSLYTSLLPNLLVPELVQAISRSKAPRLYICNLMTQPGETDGLDVEGHLRAIESQLASLGIQQRLFSSVLAQEDLGTSSIVEYYRQRGAAPVECDSRKLRSQGYDVTIAPLQGARPTSTLRHDPRSVGLAVMRFYKKHRRDKEKTQTPQ
- a CDS encoding NAD(P)H-quinone oxidoreductase subunit J; translation: MPEDTAAVTAPQAGPVSQWLTSQGFDHQLLEPDHLGVEVIGVEAPFLPVIAAALKASGFDYLQVQGGYDEGPGGQLVSFYHLVKLAGLADQSTASQHLPADVKPEEVRLKVFLSRDGDLTIPSLYPLYRGADWPERETFDMFGIGFEGHPQPKRLLMPEDWKGFPLRKDYVQPDFYEMQDAY
- a CDS encoding MlaD family protein; its protein translation is MRRSVKEAIVGFTLLAAVSSAGLFWLWLKGVSVSNRTWRFQVNFSDAAGLAPRSAVTYRGVSVGHVQEVTPTATAVEVQIDIDKANLQLPQPLDARVEAASLLGGDAVVALTAPIKPLPKGTPGPKAINCNRALTVCNGSIIQGKSAATLSQVTATLQQLLDQAEKEKLIPKLSTTIGSINTTAQEATAFMKDGQGLIGELQTTVRDVKPTINNLNASTAHILNFVRALDNPKTLSELKGTVANLEDLTTTLDRVGGDIEKLTSDKRFMDGLRSVAIGLGAFFDEVYPEKTETSR
- a CDS encoding ABC transporter ATP-binding protein — its product is MPPFVKDPVQTTPVVQMDDVSVRWGRNTVLSDVDLTLDAGERLAVVGPSGAGKSTILRLLSGLLLPSSGHLKIHGVPQAYLRLDQRNPPDVRMVFQNPALLASLTVRQNVGFLLDRFSRLSEREIRARVADALEAVGLSGTEDLYPGELSGGMQKRVSFARAVISDPSQSAGKVPLLLFDEPTAGLDPVACTRIEDLIVQTTQMAGGSSVVVSHVMSTIERTADQVVLLYDGLFRWQGTVEDFRTTTNPYVLQFRTASLSGPMQPAEL
- a CDS encoding NAD(P)H-quinone oxidoreductase subunit 3; this encodes MFVLSGYDAFLGFLLIAAAVPVLALVTNKVVSPKSRVGERDLTYESGMEPIGGAWIQFNIRYYMFALVFVIFDVETVFLYPWAVAFHRLGLLAFIEALVFIAILVVALAYAWRKGALEWS